The Juglans regia cultivar Chandler chromosome 16, Walnut 2.0, whole genome shotgun sequence nucleotide sequence TAAAAAGCACAAGAACATGGACATGGTATGATGCAACAAAGACATAATGAcacaaaaatgataataataaatagaagggAGAAGAAAAGGCAGAATTGATACTGTAAATGATGGATCTTAAGGTTGGCTGAAGCTTGTTATGGTTCTCCTATTAACCAATTTTACAActgtttttctctctaaaatttGAGCTCTTCAGCATTGAGTTAAAAGAACAAGAAGTGCCAATGTGCTTATTGTACATCCAAGGATTGTATGATAAGTGTCTAGGACTACCCATCCAAGTAGTGTCTAGGTCTAGGCACACTAAATCACAAGCGGACTAGTTTCAAACTACAATAACACATTATCATTAACTTCTTCCCAAATTCTTTCGCTGTTAAGGAATACTTCATCCTCTATTTACGCCTTGTCTCaaacaagagaaaaacacaaacataGAATATTCGTAGATAATTACAATCTACCAGAATATAAAACTTCTCACATATGACCTTGCTGATTATATACGCATTATACCGTTATGGATGCTTGGTAATAAATCATAACAGACAACCCTTACCATACAGAGTGGTTTAAAACATTGTGAAGGCATAGAAGCAGACAAGTTAATCCATATGGCTGTGTATGAAATGTATAAGAAGAACAAAGTAGCTGGCCCTTTGTTCCATAAGCAAGTACTTTCTTTCACAATTCCAGGCTAATAATTATGCGTTGACATACACATAATAGATCCTCCTTGATGGACAAGATACGAAAAGTTCGGGAGAATTAATAACGAGATGCTAttcaattattcaaaatatatggTAGCATATCCAATAGCAAAAGGTAAATACGGCATGTAAGAGAATAGAACAGCATTGAGAACCAACTACTCCAGCTATAAATAAGCATGCCAAACCTGAATTTGCAACTGGCGCTGCCGGGAGGCCCATTCTTCTTCTATTGCTCGCTTGTATTCATCAGTCTCCTTGAGCTTTTCGCGTTCGTTGATAATATCTATCTGACCTTGGGGAGTAACATCGACATCTTGAGTAAGTAATTGACCCCTTACATCACAAGTCACCTTTGCTTCCACAAAATGGGTTTCCTTGCATTGAGTGTtgctaaataataatttttcagaaTCTGTTTTCCCCTTTTCCTCAACGAAAGGTTTTCCATTACTCACTCCTGACTTGCCTTCCAAAGGGGTGTCACGAAAGAAAGATTCACCATGAGCAGTACTATCTGCATACTCGGGATGAGCACCACCACAATCAACCCGCATTTCACCAGATAATTCAGAATTCAGTACACCTCTGTCTTTGtcatcaatattattattactggATCCCTGGTGAAACTCCTCATCTTTTTTCCTCAATAAACATTCATCAAGATTAGCATGTCTTTCACCATCGTCTTCATTGGAATTCTTATACTTGGTGTTTTTAGCACCTTGATCTTGATTGGACCATAAAAATGAATCCTGGGGACTGTGTTCATTGTAAAAGTCATTGACAACACCGTTAACTAGTTCTTCACTACCATCAGCTAAATTTGATGCAGCTCTATCAATATTTACATGCATTTCATCAAAATTGTTGCAACTAGAAGGTGCCTGAGGAAACGCGCCATCTTTGTTCCTCAATACAGCTCCATCAAGATCAACACATATTTCACCTTCTCGAGTGGACCTTGTACGTTTAGATTGCTTATCACTGTGATTTTGATTGGTCCACAAAGGAGGCCTTTGAGGATTTCTCTCACCGCTCAGAAAGCCATTGCCACACTCATTAACATGATTGCAACTTTGCCAGTCATAGCTAAGAGGAGGATCGTCAGTAGATGTCTGGTGAACTCTCTGATTAAATTTTACAGAAGGGCCTTCCATAGCAGGATTGAAAGAAGTACCCTCATTGTATCCTCCACCACTCCCAAAAAAGGAagacaaattttctttttcataaagcTCACTACTCGAACTTGAAGAAACAGGGACCTCCGGGTGCTTTTCTGTCCTATTATCTACTTCAATATTGGTACGATTGCCAATATGGGAACCAGAAATACTAGTCTGATCATCTAAACCTGATTGACCATTGCGAATATCATGCTTTCTCTTTAAGGAAGCTTTTTGCCATTGTTCATGAATTTTTCCAAAAGAACCTTCCATAAGCTCAGAATCAGAAGAATCGCTTTCAGATGAACCAGTCTCAGACTCAAAATACAAACCATAGCGATTCCTACAGGCAGCTTTATCTGAGTATGTTTGCTTTTTGCACTGCGACAACCTGAATGAGGATCCTTTTTCATGAACAACCCAACATTCATCACCATCTAAATCTATAAAATTCTGCATATTCTTAGTGGCAGGACCAGATCTTTTGCTTGAGGTGGCATCACTATCCAATTCCCCACCACCTTTGTCACCAGATCCAGGATGATCCATCACGTCactttcatcatcatcaattctAATAACACCCTGATGCggaaattttctctcttttctctgtACACTAGAGCCGCTTAACCCCCGTTGTATAGATGGCTCAGGAACATCAATAATAACAACATTACTAGATAGATCATTGTCAACGTCAATGAgaacaaaatcatcaatatttcCTTTGGTGTTGCCACTTTTCATTCTCTTGTTCCCAGAAGTTCCAGGCTGAGAATGACCCATGGATACTCCTTTTCCTCTCATTTAATTCTGCCTGTCAACAACACAAGTAAGAATATGTGTATTTCAAGACAACATGAAACCATAGCTAATAAACAACATATCCATACACAGGAGACatttccatctttttttttttttcgataagtaaaaaattatatatatcaaaaggagaaaccaagtacactgaatgtatacaagaaaacatattgtccaaaatgacccaaaaagcccctaatgacccaaaaagcctgtGGAAAGataacccaaaatacaccagacccaaccccaaccccttgtttcccatagaactaaaactctacccgaacacccaaccccaaccccttgattcttgtcttcacaatgccctccctttagacttcccccTAGTTGAGttaccacccttagcgtcgtagttgattgcccaagaaagacgttgtaactccctgcttttcttgaaatttgatttggtttcaagcgcgtagcttgcctcaatcgcaatgattagttctttaaattgatcttcacatcctccatgtgagatTACAGGAGACATATCCATCTTACCTTGTGCAGCATATGAAAAGTAAATGGAAGTATCCATTTCAAGAATTAATAATTCATTACTAAAAGTAAATAATTCTTTAACTTCAAGCAATACAATATTTAAAGCATtccaaaagatatatttttcctttccatgAGTTTCCTCTAGGATCACGACTTTTAATAAGTTGTGATTAAGGCATGAAGCTGCGCCCCTCTGCTTTGATTCAAATCAACCAAGCTTTGGGTTAACATGCAGGGATAAAACTTTTTAGAATGAGTCAAAAatctttcaaaatgattatggaAGATGGTGGCTCAGTGTCCTTTCTaatgacctttttttttataagaaagatAAGTTTTAGTATCCCATGTACACAAAAAGTAGAAATCAGACACACCTAGTCAGAGTGTTCATTTTATTGAAGTTGACCGACACAAAGGTTTCGTACATATATTTTTGAGTGAGGCAAAGGTTTTTTACATTGGTACCAACCAAGGGC carries:
- the LOC109019888 gene encoding uncharacterized protein LOC109019888, with product MRGKGVSMGHSQPGTSGNKRMKSGNTKGNIDDFVLIDVDNDLSSNVVIIDVPEPSIQRGLSGSSVQRKERKFPHQGVIRIDDDESDVMDHPGSGDKGGGELDSDATSSKRSGPATKNMQNFIDLDGDECWVVHEKGSSFRLSQCKKQTYSDKAACRNRYGLYFESETGSSESDSSDSELMEGSFGKIHEQWQKASLKRKHDIRNGQSGLDDQTSISGSHIGNRTNIEVDNRTEKHPEVPVSSSSSSELYEKENLSSFFGSGGGYNEGTSFNPAMEGPSVKFNQRVHQTSTDDPPLSYDWQSCNHVNECGNGFLSGERNPQRPPLWTNQNHSDKQSKRTRSTREGEICVDLDGAVLRNKDGAFPQAPSSCNNFDEMHVNIDRAASNLADGSEELVNGVVNDFYNEHSPQDSFLWSNQDQGAKNTKYKNSNEDDGERHANLDECLLRKKDEEFHQGSSNNNIDDKDRGVLNSELSGEMRVDCGGAHPEYADSTAHGESFFRDTPLEGKSGVSNGKPFVEEKGKTDSEKLLFSNTQCKETHFVEAKVTCDVRGQLLTQDVDVTPQGQIDIINEREKLKETDEYKRAIEEEWASRQRQLQIQAEEAQRLRKKRRVERRLVDMQRRQQQRVQEMRETQKKDEENMNLKEQIRVEIRKELNRLEMSCIDMASLLRGLGIQVGGGFYPLSQEVHAAYKRAVLKFHPDRASKTDIREQVEAEEKFKLISRMKEKFLATLCY